The following proteins are co-located in the Bombus pascuorum chromosome 3, iyBomPasc1.1, whole genome shotgun sequence genome:
- the LOC132905218 gene encoding plancitoxin-1 isoform X2 — MKVIFYVTTLVIASNVICGDRYNKLQCKDEKDEPVDWYVLYKLPKVHTSSNPMIREGIAYLYITNATIETGWQVSSRPIGSNNSIPGITLAPLYNQDNKNESIWSLYNDSPPNSSYVWSFGHTKGVVMANSDQGFWLIHSVPNFPPVPKSGVQTRRSKKGNITTDGKYSYPVSGTFYGQSFLCISLGSDQFDIIGEQLMYNEIAVYAKNIPDILGTQYPVLKNAINQKHIKTPPYNHKAVIRSLRTTEFISFAKDGKWGKDLYGDFVAPQLQSDLYVQSWLNGPGKLPSICTRRKIYNVKSFEFDVANVNFASSQDHSKWAITNTKKSANRWVCIGDINRADTQYSRGGGIVCFKEARLWIDYRNIINDVEPCNHT, encoded by the exons atgaaagttatattttacgTAACTACGTTAGTAATcgcgagtaacgttatatgcggCGACCgatacaataaattacaatgtAAAGATGAAAAAGATGAACCAGTGGATtg GTACGTGCTTTATAAGTTACCAAAAGTTCACACAAGTAGTAATCCCATGATTAGAGAAGGAATCGCTTATCTGTACATAACGAATGCAACTATCGAAACTGGTTGGCAAGTGTCTTCTAGGCCCATCGGTTCGAACAATTCCATCCCTGGAATTACATTAGCGCCGCTTTACAATCAG GATAACAAGAATGAAAGCATATGGAGTTTATATAACGATAGTCCACCAAATTCTTCTTATGTCTGGAGCTTTGGTCACACAAAGGGTGTAGTGATGGCAAATAGTGACCAAGGCTTCTGGTTAATTCACAGCGTTCCAAATTTCCCTCCAGTTCCTAAAAGTGGTGTGCAAACTCGACGGTCAAAAAAGGGAAATATTACTACCGATGGCAAATACAGTTATCCGGTAAGTGGAACGTTCTACGGACAaagttttttatgtatttcccTTGGCAGTGATCAGTTCGATATTATTGGAGAACAATTAATGTACAACGAAATAGCAGTGTATGCAAAAAATATTCCTGATATACTTGGTACACAGTACCCAGTATTGAAAAATGCGATCAATCAGAAACATATCAAAACTCCTCCCTACAACCATAAAGCTGTAATAAGATCTCTAAGAACGACTGAATTCATTTCGTTTGCCAAGGATGGAAAATGGGGTAAAG ATTTATACGGAGATTTTGTAGCGCCACAATTGCAGTCAGATTTATATGTTCAGTCATGGTTGAATGGTCCAGGCAAGCTACCCTCAATTTGTACCCGTAGAAA AATCTACAACGTTAAAAGCTTTGAATTCGACGTAGCGAATGTGAATTTTGCCAGTAGTCAGGATCATTCAAAATGGGCTATTACAAACACCAAAAAGTCCGCTAATCGTTGGGTTTGCATTGGTGATATCAATAGAGCC gATACACAGTATTCTCGAGGCGGTGGAATCGTATGTTTCAAGGAGGCTCGTTTGTGGATtgattatcgtaatattataaacgaCGTAGAGCCTTGTAATCATACCTAA
- the LOC132905218 gene encoding plancitoxin-1 isoform X1, with translation MKVIFYVTTLVIASNVICGDRYNKLQCKDEKDEPVDWYVLYKLPKVHTSSNPMIREGIAYLYITNATIETGWQVSSRPIGSNNSIPGITLAPLYNQDNKNESIWSLYNDSPPNSSYVWSFGHTKGVVMANSDQGFWLIHSVPNFPPVPKSGVQTRRSKKGNITTDGKYSYPVSGTFYGQSFLCISLGSDQFDIIGEQLMYNEIAVYAKNIPDILGTQYPVLKNAINQKHIKTPPYNHKAVIRSLRTTEFISFAKDGKWGKDLYGDFVAPQLQSDLYVQSWLNGPGKLPSICTRRKIRQLFRIYNVKSFEFDVANVNFASSQDHSKWAITNTKKSANRWVCIGDINRADTQYSRGGGIVCFKEARLWIDYRNIINDVEPCNHT, from the exons atgaaagttatattttacgTAACTACGTTAGTAATcgcgagtaacgttatatgcggCGACCgatacaataaattacaatgtAAAGATGAAAAAGATGAACCAGTGGATtg GTACGTGCTTTATAAGTTACCAAAAGTTCACACAAGTAGTAATCCCATGATTAGAGAAGGAATCGCTTATCTGTACATAACGAATGCAACTATCGAAACTGGTTGGCAAGTGTCTTCTAGGCCCATCGGTTCGAACAATTCCATCCCTGGAATTACATTAGCGCCGCTTTACAATCAG GATAACAAGAATGAAAGCATATGGAGTTTATATAACGATAGTCCACCAAATTCTTCTTATGTCTGGAGCTTTGGTCACACAAAGGGTGTAGTGATGGCAAATAGTGACCAAGGCTTCTGGTTAATTCACAGCGTTCCAAATTTCCCTCCAGTTCCTAAAAGTGGTGTGCAAACTCGACGGTCAAAAAAGGGAAATATTACTACCGATGGCAAATACAGTTATCCGGTAAGTGGAACGTTCTACGGACAaagttttttatgtatttcccTTGGCAGTGATCAGTTCGATATTATTGGAGAACAATTAATGTACAACGAAATAGCAGTGTATGCAAAAAATATTCCTGATATACTTGGTACACAGTACCCAGTATTGAAAAATGCGATCAATCAGAAACATATCAAAACTCCTCCCTACAACCATAAAGCTGTAATAAGATCTCTAAGAACGACTGAATTCATTTCGTTTGCCAAGGATGGAAAATGGGGTAAAG ATTTATACGGAGATTTTGTAGCGCCACAATTGCAGTCAGATTTATATGTTCAGTCATGGTTGAATGGTCCAGGCAAGCTACCCTCAATTTGTACCCGTAGAAA AATTCGTCAATTATTCAGAATCTACAACGTTAAAAGCTTTGAATTCGACGTAGCGAATGTGAATTTTGCCAGTAGTCAGGATCATTCAAAATGGGCTATTACAAACACCAAAAAGTCCGCTAATCGTTGGGTTTGCATTGGTGATATCAATAGAGCC gATACACAGTATTCTCGAGGCGGTGGAATCGTATGTTTCAAGGAGGCTCGTTTGTGGATtgattatcgtaatattataaacgaCGTAGAGCCTTGTAATCATACCTAA